From Juglans regia cultivar Chandler chromosome 9, Walnut 2.0, whole genome shotgun sequence:
CTAAAACCTACAGATCATGTAATTTGCATATAACATTGGATGTTTAGTTTCTCACCAAAGTCAAGGTTGTACCTGACTTATCTGTGATTGAAAGTTGCAGCTAACAAAGCTGGCCATCTGAGATAAATGTCTCATATAATGCAACTGCTGCTCTGTGTGTGTTTGTATTTCAATTTCCTTTTGCCAATGGTCTTTGGATCAAATGGCATTTCCTTCCCTCTTAGATAGGTCTTCGGTTGAATCCCATTTGGCTGCTTGAGTTGTATCcacctataaaagaaaatgtttcccctttcctttctttttgtctgttcgattttctttttcagaaagACAAATTTGGGTTGTTTTTTCAGGCTTATCAAAGAGTTTGACAGAGAAGTCAAGGATCTGGAGAGTAGAAATGATCCTGGCACTAACAAGATGCTGAATGAGAAAAAACAGTCAATGGTGGGTTATTATCTGTATATCTATTTAGCCTTTGAAACTCTAAAATTTTGCCAAAATTTTGTTGCTCACACCGATTGATTCCAAAAAATGTGCTGAGTGATGTTCATACTTTATGCAGATCAAAGAGTTGAATTCATATGTTGCTCTCAAAAAGCAGTAAGTAACATCGATTGAATTATTATTCAGTTCTCAAAGCAACAAAAGATAAATCCATTCATCTACAATGCATTTGAcatgtcatatatatttatatattgccaatattcttttctttgtgTTAGGTGTTTTTATCCCTTTGTTGCTTCCCTTTGTCCCAAATTGAGCTTCACACCTATTTGTGCATGCACATATGTGCTTTCCATGGAGTGTTGActtgtaaaattttaaagaattgaAGTCTTAAACCTTTCCATATTATCGtatttcaaataacttaaatGCATAAACCAGAAATATTCAAACTTGCCAGCACAGAAGATTTCCTTTATTGTTTTACCGCAAGTGTAATTTTGTAAAACCACTCACTATAAGACATAATGTGGCAATGCATTGAgcttcttgaatttttttctttctcaaacccgaaaataatttgtgaaattgCGTTATTCATAACAGAATTTATATACATGCTAGCCTCTCCACTGTTTCAGCAGTTAAAACAAGCATTTTCTAAGTAACCTTTAGATGATACAGGTGTCATTGTTTGGAAAAGACTATTTTCTCCAGTTAAATTGAGGGTGGCACCTATTGTGCATTAAAAAGCCTTAATAAATGCACTATCACGAAATAGTGATTGCTCAagttgaatgaatgaaaaggattGGAGGGAGGAAAAAATAACGTGTGTAATGACATCATTTTTTCTGTTTATCGATCATTTGCATCAttaaactatttgtattttctgaTTATGTCCTTAGGActgaattttcattttgttgaaCGTACAGATATGCATCCAATCTTGAAAACAAGCGAATTGATCTCTTTGATGGGGGTACTGAAGGACATGGGGAAGAAAATGTCTTGCTAGCTTCGTGTGAGTTTGTGTCCTTTCACCATCATCCTAATCTTAATTGATGCAATTCATGAGTAAACAATGCATCATCTTAAGTTTCATTCAGAATCAAGCTGTGTTTGATATTTTCATACCTTGGGATGCACTTCAAAAGTTAATTTAATGcagtaaatatttttccaatataAAGTATAAGTGATGTTGACAGAGTCTTTATATTTTGCAGCCATGACAAATCAACAGCTAGTAGATAGTGGAAACCGGATGATGGACGATACTGATCAAGCTATTGAGAGGTCAAAAAAGGTTGGATTATCCCTtgagatatttttcttttctccatttGGTGAGGTGGACAGTGATAGGTTTTGTATGCTCTTTTATGGAGTGCTTATATTTTTCCTGTAATACATGTTTTTCTCCAAAACGGTTACAGATGTTGGACTATGTCTTGTAGTttccccacaaaaaaaaaaaaaaaaggaaaaaaaacaaagaaggaaagaaagaagatattACACCCCCAAGTGAGTTCATATGTAAGACTGAAATTATAGCAAAGCAAAGTAACGGATCTCTCTGTTCATGACAGGTTGTTCATGACACTATCAATGTTGGAACTGAGACTGCAGCAGCCCTAAAGGCTCAGGTGTGTAATTTGTCAGTTTGAAAGAAAATGGATGTCATGGCACTTTCTTGTACTGAATTTACTTCTTCCCCCCACCcaccccccctctctctcatgCACAAACACACAATTTCTCACCATATTTAATTTCAGTCCCAGGGAAACTAAAGATGTCTATTACTTTTATGTTAGACCGAACAAATGAGTCGGGTTGTCAATGAGCTGGATTCTATCCATTTCTCAATCAAGAAAGCTTCTCAACTTGTGAAGGAACTTGGTAGGCAGGTCAATCTCCGAAAACATCTTTTTCCTATTCTTGTCATATATGAGTATTATTTGCTACTTTCAATACTGACCCCAATTTCATCAGGTTGCAACTGACCGGTGTATCATGGCACTACTCTTCCTTATTGTCATTGGAGTTGTAgccattattattgttaaggtAACATCTATATTTGCCTTTGTTTGGGCAACaccttattttatcatttataatgtttaaatcatataaaaagaaaatctctgtTTGCCTTTGATTTAGTTTTCTCTAATACTAGATTTAGCTTTTCCTCATCTGGCTGGTAACCAAGTTCctttaatatttatcttcaCAAGTACTCAGCCacttttttcactttcttttgcaAGAGGCACTCAGGCCAACTGTTTTAATATGACATAGCATTGTGATTTCTATCCTGCTCAACcttcttttattgtttaattaataaGGTTATTATAGTGTGATGGCCTTTATATCCAAAATGTTGTTCGGTTAGCCCTTTGGGAGTTCTTTCATTGCTTTTCAAAGCAAAAGTTGTCTCATTTTACACTTAAAGAAACAAGAAGTTACTTCAATAACGCCAAATGGTGCAGTTAAATGTAGTGAATCTAAGTCGGTTtatcttcttccttttgataagtaattaaAATTTCGCGAAAGGAAAAAAACTTGAGTATATGAGGGAGCTACTACAGTGTTGGCATTAGTAATGCACAGATTGTAAATGATGTCATCTTCAGGAGAAGCTCCATTCCCTTTCTATCTGAACGGATTGCtttccaaatttgaattttCACATATCAGTTTAATATAGTTTGATGGACACTCTGGATTTGGATAATTGAGTTGGCGGTGCTCCTATATGTTCTTCTTGGGAAACAAGCTAAATTTAAGTATAacatagataaaattttatagtttttattttattttcttaaactcAAGTTGCACATAAGCTCGAGTTGGAGAATGGActgcttttcaaaatttagtgTCCAGAGGATGTATGTTTCATGGCCTTTAATATCAGTCTATACTTTCATGTTGTACATATTGACATGTCCAAACACTCTGTGTAATGAAATGGtttcttaatcacaaaaagATAACGTCTTTTGCAGTCTCTGCTGCCCTTAAAAAACCATTAGTTTGTGAAACAAAATGTCAATATATATCCTTGCAGTTTGCATTCTCTATGTCTATTGATCTGCTCAAATCTCTGCTTGTATATTTCAGCTTGTGAACCCAAACAACAAGGACATCCGGGATATTCCTGGATTAGCCCCGCCAGCGATGACTCGGAGATTACTTTGGAATGCTAGTTAAATGTTAGAAAGGGATTATCACACGAGGTTGAGGATGATTTTGCCATCTGATTGGATGGATGGATTCCGTCGGCAGCACCCATTATACAGAATTGGTCTATTTGAGTTGTGGATTCATAAGTTTTCTCAAGAGTTTGGTCAACTTTCCTGAGTGCAAGTTAGTCCCTCAAAACTGTCGCTTATTAGGTTCAATTAGAAGTGttctatttgattatttattcgCCTTGACTGAAATATAATTTGTATACAACAGAAACTCAATGTGTAGATTGTGTTGTTTCAAACCATGTATTGTTACACTTGTAAGATGCTTATTGGTCTGCTCCACTACTTGTtcctatttttttccctttttttttcatctgtTATTCGGAAACATCATATGCAGCATTGAGACGTTCAAACTATCACATAAATCCGACATGAAGAAATACCTTTTCCCTCAGCAAAACAAATTTCAGCTACCATAGGATAATTGGTCCCACAAATTATCAGTGGGGTTTAAAATCCAAACCATAACCCATCAAGGTTAGCACATTGGTCCCACAAATTACAGCTACCATAGGATAATTGAAAATTTCTTGTTAGTATTCCTTTAGGGTTTGTTGTTAGGCAAGTCCTAAAAGTCAAGCACCAGAATTCCAACAAAATGACAGAAATCATATGGAAATCTATCTGTTAGGTGGGAACATAATTGTACCATTTTGACAACCTTTTAATTGAACCTCTTTACAATGCTGGAAACTTCTttagaaaatagaaaggaaattcCAAATGGAATTGAAGTCCAAGTACTACCTGATTATAGATAGGCTTTGAAACATAACTTGGGTCATTATTGATGTCCTATTTGTGTATGccattgaaatttcaaatgacGTCACAAAACTTAGGTAGCTTGGGTACCAAGTCACATTGGTATTTTTGGTCTTGATCATACGTTTGAAAGGGGATTTGGTTTATTCAACcaaaagaagggaaagaaggagagactaaaaatgaaagaaggtCGCAACGAGTTACTTTGAAATGCGTTGTTTACACGGATTAGAATAATTCAGAGTTTCTGTTAAAACTTTTGAAACGAGATTTGGTTTATCCAACCAAAAGAAGGGAAATAATGAGagattaaaaatgaaagaaggtCGCAACAAGTTAATTTGAAATGTATTGTTTACATGGATTGGAATAATTCAGAGTTTCTGTCGAAACTTTTAAAACGAGATTTTGTTTATCCAATCAAAAGAAGGGAAAGAATGAGAGactaaaaatgaaagaaggtCGCAATAAGTTAATTTGAAATGCGATGTTTACACATATTAGAATAATTCAGAGTTTTTGTCGAAACTTCAAAGTCTAAAGTAAGATGGAATACGCATGAAATTACactcagtgtacttggttacgtctattgatattaatatattttttacttataaaaaaaataggcatgaaataaatattagaatatttattattatttacaagtcTCTCACAAACAAATTGAATGGATATTGATTCCATTTTCAAATCTTTCATAATGGATGTGCATGCTTGGAGAAAGAAAGAGGGCTAGTCAGCTAACTGTCCTTTGATTTCTCAAAGAAAGGTCCTTTGATTTCTCAAAGAAAGAGAGCTAATCAGCTAACTGtcctttgatttctcatttgaTCAGATATTAATGTTGGCAAGCGCGTGCGTGTTGGAAGGATAATCTTTCAAGTTTTGGTTGAAAAAAGTAGGCAATCTTTTCTCGACATGAAAATCTTCTAGTGGGCATTGAACAAGCTAAGGTTAGTTGTACGGTTAGTAATTTGGGGATTTTCATGGAAAGTCTTAATATACAAGTtaagatataattttgataGAGATAATAGAAGAGAAATGTTCTAAGCACAAggagatttcataaaagtaatctcGTGAATTGATGTGATTAAATGTGGtatatcatattgtaaaattatttttattgtaaaataaatctaacatatcatatgaaattacgtcaatttgtaaaaattttttatggctaaaataacacttatcataAAAGAAAGGCCAATTTTAGTAAATACCAGGATTTGGTAAATGAATCATATTAGGCCAAATTTGTAAACCCAAATTCAGGCATCAGGTATGATTTCTCAGAATCTATGCACTTCTCTTTGGATTGAAGCACTAGAATGAGTCAATTAAATCCAGACCCCAATTTAAGTTCAacaacaaacaaacatctaCTTAATTCCTTCATTTCATACTATATTCACATATAGTAATTAATGGGTTTATGTTTTTACTACTCTTCtcaactcataattataatttttttaaatttttatataaaataaaataaacaatttaacttttttaaatcttaaaataaaaattatattaaaaaaatatattctaataatattttatttaatttttaatttttatctcaattcattctatctcatttataaaaacaaaggaTAGATTTGTAGTATATGAATTTATTCTTGTCAATGGTCATGGACCTACTCCTGTTCAGCCAATGATACATGCACCAAGAACTTGTTGTGTCTCAACTTCAGAGAcacaacaaaaatttataaaaaaaaattataaaaaatcaaattaaagaaGTTAGGACCATGGGCATGGAGACCCCTTGTCACGACGCACAAAAACTTAGAACTGTCCTCTGTACTTGaggagaaggaaaataaaaaagggccATCATTATTAAAGACTATGAAGTAGTTGGAGGCGGCACGTAGACCTTCTtggtgacaaaaaaaaaaagcaacctttacctaattatctatttatataaattagaaaCATACTATACgataaaaaagattttacaaaactaaaatgatatgatattattagatttattttataataaaaataattttataatataatatatcatgttaatgcgcataaatttttaaattgattttatgaaattttttcaaaacctattTATAGATTATGAATAATGTTACTTGTCTCGACAAATGAgttcagataattttttttatttaatgattaaagaattatttttaaatgatgttataattttttaaaaaaaatatataaaaatataaaaaaataataataaaaaaaatcaaatgacttTATCGACCGATGTTCAACCTACACCCTCGATGGGACCGGTGGGTTAGCACTATTAATAAGTGTTTTTAATCTTGtactgtaccggccgatatttatCGTACCAGCCATTGGGCCAGTAtaggtatcatatatatttcgtacCGGCCTAAATACCAGCCgtatcggtttttttttttttttaaactataagcttattttttgactcACAATTCTGACTagactatttttaatttatatatgagtGGGGCTACTCTGCTGCCCTACTCTTACTGCTGGGCGTACTgcctaacattttttttacatttttttaatatatttaaatatttttaaaaaataaaaaaatatatcaatatatttcatttccttaatcacttACTAAAATCCTTTTTTAGCTAGGGGTCAAATATAATAGGTAAAGTGGGGAGACAAAATAacctttttctttatatatatatatatatatagattattattttaaaatataatttttatatatatttatatatataacttatttatatatcgattatcttAAAACGGtatacaaaatgataataatatcaaaatattttattttaatattttgatcagTATAATATTCgatacgaaatttaaaacatccgatacaaaaattcaaaacattgctatTATAGATAAGATTGTGTTTTGCAACGCAATCTCGGTTTTTTCATGCCGTCACTCACAcggattaaaatatttatcagatCTAGACAATCAGTGCTTCTTCAAACCTTCGATGCGCACGTTGAACGATGTTTGAATTCTTTGGAATAAACCTTTACCAGTGTGAACACTATGACAACCGTCTGTTTACTCCAAAACATGATCATCATAATTATATTCATCCTCGTAACCTGTCTCATGTCCCATATTTTTAtcgttctattttttttttcaatttgtaaaACCTATTGTAAAATGTAAGCAAAAGTCACAATTAGTTGATGGAAGGAATAGTCGTGCGTAGAAAAATTTAAGGAGGTTGCATCATcgtatttaatttgaaattcaataCAAGCCTTCAATTTCAAAGTCTACGATCCAATGTATTGGAACATCAACACGTTAACAggtaagtttttaaaaattatttttaggaaaaatatttgcatcagcctactattCATCACACACTTAACACACTTAATGTattgaggtttaaaaaaaaaaaaatttgaatacatGGTGTGTGAAGTGTGTAGGTTGATGTATAGAATTACCCtataataaagatgaaataatattaaatacactTACAGAATACGTAAacattacatatatttttttaaaaaataaataaacacgagattcacataaaaaaatacttaataataGATGatactaaataactaaaatattattatttatatataatgctaactttttaaaaaaatatataaaaacgaataattaaaaaaaagggatggatataattttttttttaaagttaagtatatatttttatggataaaaagttgagtttttttttagagtaatgttatatatagtacttatggAATACGCAAGTGTCAcgtagtcgttttgaaaaaaaataaattttattattaaaaaattattatcttttatataaatttcatatttatttatttatttttaaataattacatgactCTTAcgcaattatcatttcttttttttattccttcacCTTATGTTAAGTTGTTAACGTAAACTTGTAAACACGGGTAAAAGAGCGAAGTTCTGTACAATGGTAAGAATTCATGGAAGTTGGTTCTGGTTCTTTTTAGTTGGTTTTTGATCTGTTATGCACTCTTCAATGTCTTCATAGTCCAAGCATTTAAggtattttaagaaataaacgGTCCAAGCCAAGGCAAACTGGCTACCAGACGCGGGAACGCGCTGTGTATATGAATGATTCGATGGAAACAAGGAGAGAGATATTGGAAAATTGATGGTCTTTGCCTTCCGTCGCTTTCATTCGTTGTCTTTTACGTTTCATTCACGACACCGCGCTCTTTCTCTTTCGGTGGACATGGTTGTTTTTTTAATCTGGTTTTTGCCTGGTAGCTTTGTTATTGGTTTATAAATTCCCATTTTTCGGCAGCACGGCTCTTCAATTTTTTAGTCCAATGCTGAGTTCCATTTGTCTATCTTCTGTCTGTTTACAACCCTTGGGTGGGTTCGTGTCCTCAGTCCTCCTATTCAAACTATCTTGTGGAATTTCCTTCTTTGGTCTTTATAATTAGCTAGTTTCCTTTCTgggttttcttttatcttctggGTTCACGTCCATCTCAACCTCTCTCGCTTGCTTGCAATACTACTACAACAGTTTGAGTTTTGGCATTTGGTTTCAAAAGCTCAAGAAGATGAAGTGCTTCTTTCCCTTCAAGGACAAATCCAAGACCAAGAGAGGATCGAGATCCGCTCCAGAGCGGCAAAGCCAAAGTAAATCAGATAGTTCGGCTGTAAACCGCGCAACCAAGTCATCGGGTTCATTACCATCGCCACTGAGCATACCCGAATTGTACGAAGAAAAGAAGCACAATTTGAGAGTTTTCACCTACGAAGAGTTGAGGGAAGCAACAAATGGTTTCAATAGGTTGCTAAAGATTGGAGAAGGTGGTTTTGGGAGTGTGTATAAAGGTACTATTAGGCCTCCAAATGGTCAAGGTGATTCAACTGTTGTTGCCATAAAAAAGCTTAACACGAATGGATTGCAGGTACTGGCTTTGCcaagtttatttattatttttgtatgctATTTTTGGCTTTAAAGTATTGCATTCTGCACAATTTACTTGGGTGTAATAAGTTCTTAAATATTATCTGCTACCGCATTTTGTTCCTGCGATAGTTAAGATCTTTTCCCAAAAAGACTTCAACTTGAATTAACTACTGCGTAAAACGGGTATCAGGGGCAAGAGGTTTCCTgctcttttaaattttctttttgttatcaGGTGAAAACTGCTAAAAGATCAATGATGACTCCGTTTGGAGTTGTACGAGTCAGGACTAAATGGCTAATATGCGGTGAATCAGTTGGAaagcctgtgtttttttttttttttacaagtatagTTGGAAAGCCTGTGTTAAAGACCAAGCATGGTATGCTAATTAACCTATACCGGGTGAAATAATATTGTGTTGTCTTCTTTTAATTAGGTAGAGATACTGGGATTTACATAAGACTGAAAATTGTAATGGAtagtacttgtaaaaaaaaaaaatggtaatggaTAGTATTATGAATCGGGCTGGAAGTCAATGTTAACACAGAATTAAGTAAGTGGGGAGAAGCAGAGTTCTGTACCAATATGAAAGGCGTTATGAATTATACTTGAGCTTTCTTGGAATAGCCAAATGCCCCTAGCCCTATGATTGATTAACAACATTGATCGGTGCATGACATTTCTAGCTTTAGGGTTTAGAATGTGCTGCAAAGTTCTAATCTTACATGGATATATATAGAGGAAGTGGATGAATTGAAGCTTCCAGAATTTGGTAAAATCTTATCTTTGCTTCATAAGGTTGATTCAAGATGCTACTTTAAGAAAGCAACCTAATGCTATTGCTTTCTTTGGACCATGGAGTATACAGCTTTCTTGCCCATTTCTGCATTCGCAAAattaacataataaataatagttacagtAGATCCGCTATAAATCACAGCATCTATGACTTCATAACCAACAGAAACTTGAGTTTCTGCTGAGAGATGGGATCCACTACAACAAAGTAGAGATATATCTAAATGGTTTTTTCTCAAACCATGGTGCTGTTAAAATtagttgaatttatatattttcttggttttctgAGTTCTATATTCAGCTGTCTTCAATAGGAAGCTAATGATGCAGTTGTGCAACgattcatttgaaaaagtgaataacAAGTATAGTCGTCTTGATAGAAAGGGGATATTCAAAGGGTGTATTTTGATGGCTTATGACAGGCGACCATTTCTCTTGTTATCTGTACCACATAGAGGCACAAAGCATCTTCTAAAATGTTGGTGCTATAGACATTGGAGCAATCACTAAAAACTATTGAGTTGAAACTTGATCAACTTCCTTCTATGAGATCCTAAAAACATCCTCAGACATGTTTCTGAAAGTATAGTCTCTTTCACATGATATGGAAAACAGATTAATCCTGCTTTGAGTGCTAATGGAAATTTTGTTCTCAAGAATGGATTTTCTGCAGCCTTGATCCCCTTTCACTCcactcccttttcttttctgttgGTTTGTAGATGTATGAGCTTGTAAGCCCTACTGAGTTCCCTGACGAGGAGAAAAACAGGGCTATAAGTTGACTGATTAGTCTTTTTATAAGGGCTGCTATTTGTATACACTTTTTGTCTTCTCATAACTGGGATTATTGCCTTAAGATGATAAGTCATATCTATGTGCTTTGATGACcaaagttttttaattttctgctGCTCCATACACGTCATGATAGACCTTCCTGTTTTGttgtttgagaaaaagaaagcatAATAATCCACTAGATATCCTCTGTTCCAAACACACTTCTTGGTAAGTATCCATCTTTTACTTGTGATATTGGCATATTCGTCTCTTGAGATTAGGATCGTGTTGTTATTGTTCATCAAGatgtttgttcttttattttgttgccAAAATT
This genomic window contains:
- the LOC109003747 gene encoding novel plant SNARE 11-like is translated as MDPLSTISEELAEIDGQIGDIFRALSNGFQKLEKVKDSNRQSRQLEELTEKMRECKRLIKEFDREVKDLESRNDPGTNKMLNEKKQSMIKELNSYVALKKQYASNLENKRIDLFDGGTEGHGEENVLLASSMTNQQLVDSGNRMMDDTDQAIERSKKVVHDTINVGTETAAALKAQTEQMSRVVNELDSIHFSIKKASQLVKELGRQVATDRCIMALLFLIVIGVVAIIIVKLVNPNNKDIRDIPGLAPPAMTRRLLWNAS